The stretch of DNA TCGCCCAGGTTGGTTCCACTTGCCAAAGTTTCCGTTCCagttcttctcctttttttttctttatcagcatttattattattttattcaacttTTCATATTCTATATTCCATCTATCGTTCTGATGATAAACTCCAAGAAGATTCCCCAAGATACCAAACCCTCACTTTTCTCTCGATGTTTCTTTTTCACAAATTCTGTCCTTTGTTCCGGTCGACGCTCGCAAACAAAACTGCAAAATTAAAAGACTAATATTGCATTGATGAATGGGTATTGAAGCTAATGAGGGAATTGGTTGCAGAGGAGCGTTGACGTCGGAGCAGCAGCAGGGCGGCGGAAGAGGGTGGACGGTGGACCCAGACGCGGTGGCTCAGACCTACTGGTATTTGCACACCCAGGACCGGACTGCCTGGACCCAAGAGATCGATCTTCGTCCATCGGACCCTAGATTCTTCTGATACAGCTTACGTCAGTGCTGGCAACTAGTCAACTTCCCGCTGAAAAGGGTTTATGGATTGGTCATTATTAATGTTGTCGCAGCAGGAGCAGGGATATGAAGATAGCGGATGTTGTTTCCGGCTTTTGGAAGAAAGGGAGGGACGACTGAGCGAGTAACTTGTCCATAATGCTGAATGTTGGTTTGCTGTATTGTTCATTATATGTGGATATCATACGTTTAATATTGCttttattagggtttttggtCCTTGTATCGAAGACACAGTAATGAAGGGAGCTGGGTGGGGGGGCCATGTAGGGGTAGTAGTGTGGGGGCGAGTTTGCATGGACAGTAAAAGCGCTTCGTGTCCAAATTGAGGACACACAACATgctgctttgctttgctttataaatatatatatatatatatatatacacctaatgtttctttctttctatgcaTCAATAAATTTTTCATCTTCGTTTTCATTGGTTACTTGGATGGGATCGTTACATAAGATTTAAACTTATCTAAAAATggattatgtattatattataataaaatatgaagtCATGGGGATCAGTTTGCAGCTGAAAATTTTGGTTAGACCACTGTAATATAACGATTGAGTGCGAACTAAAAGGGAGCTTGGTCAAATGGCTGGTAACGTGTCAAGTGATGGACATTCTTTATGAGTTGACTAGGCAACGGTCACTGCTGGGTCCAGTGACGTTGGATCTCTCGTAAGAGATCCCACGGAAGCAGTTATTCCATGGAAGCGTTCTACATAGAGCCACTCTTTCTCCACAGCTACTGACCACAGATCTCACCAGATTTTTTCGATCTAGATAAAAACACCCTCTGAGCTTTCCCACACAGTTTTGTTtggatttgagatttttgaCAAGAGAAGAATGAATGCATCACAAATAAATATCCGTAtgtataatttttgtatatattaatactaatataaatatattattcattttattcttaattctatttaaaaacataaaagatgAAACAACAGGAACATCTGaacaattttttcaataaacgCCCAGAAATCATAATGACTCTCGTGATGTATTTTGCGTTGTAGTCTGGATGCTAAATTAACTTTATTCGCTATTGCTTTCAAACTATATACTGAAGCCAGCAATTTGTTGAAGTCCTTTTCTCTCCTTCATTACTCCAGTACATGCGAGGACAAGAGTGGGTGAAATCGAGTACGACACCACGTCTTCTTTCCCTTCCTGTTACCATCTCCCTGCTCATCTTCTTTTCTCATCCCTCCGCTTTGTTTTTCCGGATGCATGGCAGATTATTATAATCATGTCAGCAATACACTTATGTCCAGGGTTGATTTATAGACTCggcacgagagagagagagagagagcacattTACATAAGCAGTTCCCAAAGCCAATGCCTTAAAATTTTGCTTAGTCATTTGATGTGTAACTACACAACACAGCTTTCAGACCTGAAAACCAAATCTACAGGGCTGAAAAATCCCCCCTCTGTCTGTATGTTTCCTTCCCTAAAGAAAATGGTCTTGACAATGCATAATCATTCCTCAATTCTGGAGGCCCATTGAAACCCCTGGGTTCAAATGCATGGTTCGGCCGTGTATAATAAAGATGCTGAGGATGTGGCAAATGGTTTTGACCTTGAAATTGTGAGGTAGGGGTAAGAGATGGATCCAAATAAGGGCTGAATTGGGGGAACCTTGAAGTTGAGCCTGTTCCACAACTGGGCAAGCGAAAAGGTGCAACTGGCAGGTGGTCCATAAGCTGGGCACGTTCAAATTGGTAAAAGTTTTGAGGAGGGTAAGCATATGAGTTAGTTCTGAGGCCTGAATTTTTATATGGGTCACTAAAGCTCTGATACTTCGTGGAAGATTTAAGAACTCTTGATCTTGGATATTTCTGTGAGTTTGCTCGTCCAAATGGTGGGGCCTTTTGATGGTAACTATCGCCTTCTACATGTTTCATTGGGGCCTTGCCCAATCCGGCACCATCCTTCGCTTTCTTTGGTTCAGTTTTCTTTCCCATTTGAGATGGTCTCGAATGATGAAACTCTTTTTGACGCTTGAAACCTAATTGTCATCAAAACTGACGTTAGTCACAGCAAAATGCTGAACAAAAAATCCTCTCCCCTCTCTCTAAATACCCTTTTTATAGTATTCCGTCTTAGTCTTCCTTTCTGCCCTCGCAAGTCTTGCAGCCGCTCCTCGTTTGTGTTTTTCAGCCAGAACTCTCAATCTTTCTGTTTCATTTTTCCAGGGCTGAAGAGGATAGGCAAACGACCACTTgagtaaaacaaataaatagaaaagtacaaaaaaatgaggaaattaccAAACAATGCTGTTCCAAAAACTTACCTGTCTGAAAGTCTTCAATTTATATAGGTTCCGGCCCTTAACAAGTAAAGGGAATAGTGGAGGCAATTTCTTAATTCCCTTGCTCCACAGTACTTCAATCTTCAAAATCACAAAGTAGAAAGTGGATGGAAATTTAAAAAACTcatccacaaaaattcatagaaAGCATAAAAAGTAGTGTAGGAGCAAATAATAAGATGCATAATGTAAGAAATGCAAGCTGGACAGAATATGCACCACTTTTCATAACACGTGCTCTGGAACCCAAAAGCTCAAGCATCACACCAGAGAAACATTTCCCTAACCTTTCTGAAGACTTACTGTGAATGTATGTTGCTGTTTGGCCGCACCATAGCTTTCCTTGACAACCCTCCCAGCAGTAGTTCTCTTCCCAATGATACTTCCTCTCCTTGACACTTTGTCAAACCTATTTAGACAAATCTGCAGGGATTAGCTCCTCAATTTACAGAGAAAATGATGTAGATCCCAGAACCTAAACCagaaaattttacaaattaaaatgaaGAAGAGCAAGAACCAGTGGGTTACTTCTTAAATACTCTCTGTGTAAACAAAACAACATCTCCTTTGCAGACATCTCctgaaatgagaaaaaaaataggaagcaCCTCAAGGTGAacaatttactttcttttcacCTTTTCTGATAAAAGCATATATCAGAATAAGAACACAAGTAAATAAAACTTTACCAGTACAATTGATGGAAAAAGAAGATCTAGGATAGAGTGCTTCGGCATTTCCATCTCTCATCCTGAGGATTAGAggtcttataaaaaaatttcccaTTGAAACAACTTTTATTATAACATGTTAACAATGAAGTTAATATCAAGAATTGTAACTCATACTACTTGACTAAAATAGAGCACTACTGCTAAGCTTTAACAAATATAACAAACATGTAATGAGTCAAAACTTCAAATATTTGTTCATtcataagaaagaaaaacttcaaatatcattttaaggattaaatattaattaaatgattcCAGTTAAAAAGGTTACTAATTAGACATTAAaactaatattaattaaataactttAGTTAAAAAGTTATAGGACTCCACATCGCGGGATAAAGACTTTGAAACCTCTGAAAAAGGAAATCCATGGGCTCAATCTCCAAATCATGCAATAACTTCCTAAAGAGATAAGACAAGATGAAGCCCCATTGAAGAAACAAATAACAATTTGCTGTTAAATGCATTTGTGATAACAGCAAACTAAGGTTTCAGAATTTATCTTGCACTAGAGCTTGGATCTAAGATAATCATGACCAAACAACACCTTGCACCCATCCCACTTCAACCCCAAACCCCCCTAAGATAAAGGTACTTTCAAGAACACTGTTGTGTTGGCACACAATGCCAACTTTTCAATCACCTTTCAATCCTGGAGAACAAAATGCACAAGTACAACACCAGTAGAACGTGCTTCTTATGGCCACATAGCACTCCATCTGTAAGACACACACGTGCACGAAGGAGAAAGAAACTGAAAAGCATTTTTGAACATGGAACTCTGGACAGcatcccccccccaaaaaaaaaaaaaaaaaaaaaacaaaaacaaaaaaagggtCTTTAAGACCAACGGACTTGAGGGTTGGGGCCCAAATTCCTCTGACCCAAAATAGGCTTGAACAGAGCTCTATTTCAATTCCAAGCCCAAACCTACATTTTCTCATCGGATTGAGCACCTCTTGCACTCCCTTCCCAAAGCAACTCATTATCAATTGGGTCCCTTGTACAACCATGAGCCAAATCCTTCCCATTATAAGCTAAAAACAAATGGACTCACCCATCTAGAGTTCTGGCTGCCCAACTTGCCAATTTCAAAGACCCAACCATTTCGAAATCTTCAGTCATACCTCTCTCCTACCAACCACAAATTAACCATGCACCTGGTGAAATCAAATTCCACGTATTGTTGTCTCTCTTTCACCCTAACAAGAGGACCTTGAGAGGTTACCCAGTGGTTTTGCATTTTTCAGGTCTTATTGTAACATCTCACTTACTGAtgagaaatttgtattattaaattttaatgactGATATTAAGGTTTAGGTAATTtgtcttatttaaattttagatttggaTCAAGTTTTTGAGCTTTTATTTGTCGGTTTAGAGAATTGTAACTagactatttattttttagttttatcctATAAATACGCTTTAGGATGTAATAATCAGAAAATAAGATTATTGACTTTAAACACTTAAGTGCTGAATTTTCTCCTATCAATATATCTCCTCTCTGTTTCTCTTTCAGGTCTCATTCCCCATCCCCTGAACCAGTACTACTTCTTATTCTTGCttcaatttcttctcttctcaatCTCCTGCAAGTTTTTTTCTGCCCCGCATCACTTATTCTTTTGTAATCCAATCATGTTAATTAATATTCACTTATTTTCAATTGGGTTTAccctatcattttttttatttgtccaTTCCTACGTATATGGGACATCAGTCCTACTATTTCCGTATATCTCTTTTCATGCCCCACCTTAGCTACTTTCTTTTAAAGATGATCTATCGATCGCTCAATATTGTACCATGAAGCGTGATTAGTCTCATAGGCGTCTACTACAATTTACCATTGCTTCAGTTTAGTCTGTCCAGCTCTAACTCCTTATAAAATGGATAATTACCTTTTAGCCCATGTGCTTTAGAAGGAAAACACACAACTTTGATTTAAAAGTCTAAAAATCACCTTCTTATACTCTAAATTGAAGTAAAACATGAACATATACATCAAAATGAATGGGAGGTGTTTTCCACATGTCTATTTAGCTTATAgaatttttaaactaaattacgattatatattttttggaagATGTTACAAGGGGTATATACTGCCCaaagattcaaattcaaaagagTATAACTGGGTTAATAAGAGTGAATGTGAGACCCAATGAAGAATTTGAGAGGCAAAATAATAAGAATGACACatggggcaaaattgtcatttacagccccccccccccccccaaaaaaaaaaaaagaaaaaaaagaaaaacagattTGGATATGATAGCCAGAGGTTCAAAAgacccaaaaaataatataagaatgCCTATGGAATAATTGGATATTTAACTTGGGCTGGGATGTGACATAATGTAAAAGGGaaattttaataagaaaatgggCTCAAGACTAATGTAGGTTAACTATTGCAAGAGGCACCAAACATCTAAACAATTTATCCAAATAGCCCAAGTCCTCTCGGATGATGATATATACAGGCAAGTATATAAACTCTAGCCTGTGAATTTACAAACAGCAGAGGGGAGAATGAAATAGGAGATGGGGGGTTACAGAAAAGCTTCTATCAGAAAGGCTACCTGGTAGCCATCTAGAGAGAGGATTCTTTCCTCTATAGATAACAAAACATACAGAGAGGAGTATACAGCCAAAGGAATGCATctaatattctctctctctcggataAAGCCTTCCATTTAGAATGACAAGGGAGGAGCTGTGTGAGTTTCCTACCATAGTAGGGTAGATGAGCTGGCTGGAAAGGAGAAGGTATAAGTTGGTGAAGAAGTAACATCCTTGATATATAGATAAACCTAGACACAGTGCAAAAATAAGAGATGAAACTGAGGCAAAGAAGAATTGCGGCAGAGCAAGAGATCTTGTCATTCCACTGTGAAGAGAGATGGGATCTGGAGTTGTCCTTTGCTCCATAGAGAATTCCAGTGAACCTGGTTTATACTTTATAGCAATGAGCAGGTGAGAAAACACTTTTTCAATAGCGATGCTATACATACACATGCGCAACAGGCAGATTGTGCAAGATGAAACAAGGTCTGTTGAAAATTGAGATAAAACAAAAGAACATGGTATTTGGCTCTAAGTTCAGAACATGGTATTTCCATCTTGTCATCCACAGTTTTCTCTCTCCAGACATCTGCAAGGATCTGGGGTTCATACATGAGCTGTGGCACAGTATCGTACTGGACTTATTCTCGATCACTCTTTATTATCTCATTGCCACTAACTGCAGCAATCAGATCATGCATTCCATGCCCATCCAAGAGAGGCCGTGAGAGAAGAGCCTGTTTTACAGAAGAGCTCAACCACAAGCTAAGAAGCAGCAAGAAGGTCCTGCATCTAGGTTGTGTGATCTCTACTGTAAGGAAGCAAGCAGTGTGTGCGTGCACACACGTGCATGTGGTAGGGTAGATTTCCAGTGATGGGATGAGGGAGAAAACAGTGGAAGCTAATTTCTGTCCTCAGGTTTTGCATGAATAACTTTGCATTGGAGGACCTTCGCTATACTGATGGTTATTAGTGATATAGTTGCTAACAGGCTGTGATCATTGTGTAGCATTTTTGGGCCTTCAAAGAGACTACTATGTTTCCAGAAAAACAACCCAAGAGgggaggtgaattgggttttttagtttaaaatgaTCTTCTTCAAGTTTTTCAACTTTTAAGATTTGAGTTTAATTTGTGGTCTGCTGATGAATATGTATATGCAATAGGCTCAACAATCAAGCACAAAAACACAAGATTTTGATAAAGGTTTGGCTTTAAGAGCCTACATCCTCTCTCTACAAGTTAAGAACTTGAAGATTCTATTATCTTGGGAGCACTTAGAATTAGTTTATTTAGACAAAATTCACTGCCTCACAAGCACGCACACTCATAGTTTGAACGAATACAAAGATCAAATCGAtatgaaagaaaaacagaatGAAATTTGACAGAAATTAAATCAAACCACAGAAGAACACAAAGcctttatcctggttcagattgccCCTTAGGACAACCGTACATCCAGCCTCTAAAACCTCCCGAGAGCAGCCTTCCTTTGATTACCAAAATGTGATCAGTACAGTCCCTCACGATTACAAGCCTTCAAGATTACAAATAACTATTCTATTACATAGCCTTTCCTCTTTCACTTTCTTGTGAGAATGATACATTGCCTATGCCTAGACCActgtcctatttatagaagataGGACGTTAACTTCTAGGAACCATATAACCGGTATAGACATTACCGGTTTTAACACCCaacttaattctaaatataaatttgtcaCCGCCTGTCTGTATCCTCTAAATTCCGATGCATTCTTACTGCCAATAATCTGATTACTCGAGACAACACTCTAATAGATTCCactaaaatatatagaaataatcGTAGCTTTTGTATAGGAGCTAAAACCTCAATTACAAATTGTCAAATGCAAAGGGTAGCTGTtgtaattttgtcttttattttctattatggatATTTGTCCAGTAGCTAGAGGCAGTTATAATTTTGTGTGTACTGCACATGAGTGCATGTGCGTAGCTGTGAGGCTATATATTAAGCCACAGCTGTAGGATGGAGGCATGTTGagaaatgaattgaatattttgtgttatctctctctcacttcttGTTatattctctccctttctctcgaATATTCTTCATCCCTCTTCTTGCCGTatctctccctccaaattcttctcttaatCTTCCCAAATCCTTTTCCATATCCTAGCTCAACCCTAAGGTatgacatttggtattagagtcgGCTTTCCAGCCACCTGTGCGTCACTGAGAGCTACCCACCCCGATCGGAACGAGATTCCAACCCATATAGGTGAGGCGATTTGATAGGCCCCCGGTTTTCTTGACTTACcaaagaaggtccaaggggCAAGGGGGTAAATTGGAtggctggcataacagccagccatgtTGCGTAAGGGTAGGGAAGGGAAATTgctgggttgtgtaacaacccagcaagCGCGTGTAACAGAATTCAGTTGGGAAGGAGCGGGGGAAGAATatgagagggggggggggggggaatgaaaGAGAGGGGGATATCATTCTTGTATTGAGTTTTGGGAGAGTGAAGGGCCTCTCGAACGCTCAGTTCTTCTTGTAATTGGACTGTTTGAATTCAGTTTCAGTGAATCGATTTTGGAATCTCATCATTTTGGTATTAGAGTATCACCAATCTTGATGGTGAACTTGACTGACTGAGTAGGAGAAATAGAAGggaggatggaaggcatgcaacTGGGAGTGGAGGCCATGAGGGGTGAGATGCAATTGGTGGAGAAGAATGTCGTGAACCTGTTGCAGCAGTTCGCATGGATGAGAACGAAGTGGGAAGAGCAGGAACGGGAGCGGAAAAGCAAGGAGAAGATGGGAAGCCAGCCTATGGAATTCTTTCAAGATTCCGAGGCGACCCCGGATGTGGGAATACGGTGGGCCGAGACAGGTGGTGGCGATGGGAGTTGGCGGCCGAAAATCAGAGGGCGATGTTTGGAGATGCCTCTCTTCGAAGGTGACAATCCGGATGACTAGATATTTAGAGCCGAACGATATTTTGCGGTGACGGGGATGACTGATGAGGAGAAGGTAAATGCAGCGGCTTTGTGTTTGGAGGGAGCTGCTCTGTCGTGGTTCCAATGGGAGGAAAAGCAGCAAAGGGTTAGAGGCTGGGAGGACTTCAAGTTTCTGTTGAGAAGTCGCTTCCAACCCACCCAAGAAGGCTCTGTTGAGGAAAGGTTTATAGCCCTCCGACAGAAGGAAACTGTCATGGAGTACCACCAATGCTTCGAGACATTGGCATCCCCCCTTGAAAACTTGCCAGAAGCCATGCTAGAAGGGCATTTCATAAATGGGTTAAAACCTGAAATCAAGGCTGAGTTGAGGGTGTTGAGGCCAAGGGGTTTGGGGCAAATGATGGACTTGGCCCAACGGATAGAGGAGCGGAATCAAGTGGTTCGGGGAGGGGCGGTTGGAGCATGTTCAAACAAGGGATCGGCTGGGCCAAACCCAATCTCAATTTTCCAGAGAGGGGGAATTCTGCCACCCTCACAACAGCCCCCAAAACTGACAACAATCCATCCTCCTAACCTAAATCGGCCACAAACCTATGGGCGAAGGGGTAATCCACCCTTCAAGCGGCTTAGTGAGGCAGAGTGGAAGGCAAAAAGAGATAAGGGCCTATGTTTTCGATGTGATGAGAAGTATACTATAGGTCATAAGTGCAGAAACAAAGAGCAGCAAGTAATGATGATATATGATGAAGAGGTAGAAGAGGTGGAAGGGGACGAAAGGTTGGAAGAGTTAGTAGGAGAGCCGAGACAGGATGGGGAGGTAATTGAGCTCTCCATGAATTCGGTGGTGCACTTGACTACACCACAAACTATGAAGCTCAAAGGAGACATCGAGGGGCAGTCGGTGGTGGTGCTCATAGATGGTGGGGCAACTCATAACTTCATAGCAAGCGAGCTGGTGCGGCAATTGGCATTACCAAGGGAGGAGACAGCTGGTTATGGAGTAATTATGGGGACGGGAATAGCAGTGCAAGGGGTTGGAATTTGCAAGGGAGTGAAGCTTAATCTCCAAAATCTGCAACTCATAGAGGATTTCTTACCTCTGGACTTGGGAAGTTCGGATGTGATTTTAGGGATGAAGTGACTAGCGATTGTTGGTAAAATGAATGTGGATTGAAAGGCTCTCACAATGAAATTTTAGGTAGGAGGCATGACAGTCACCTTACAAGGGGACCCTAGCTTCAGTAAGACCTTGGTATCCTTGAAGGCAATGGCGAAGGCCTTTAGGGAAAATGGGGAAGGAATGCTGTTAGAGTTGGGAACCATGGCAGTAGGGATCAAAGAAGCTCAAGAGGCAGTTCCAGAAGTGCTAAGGGGGGTGTTGGCTGAGTTTGAGAAGGTTTTTTCGACACCGGAGGGATTGCCACCTTGCAAGAGGAAGGATCACATCATCAACCTAGTTCCAGGAACCACACCAGTGAATGTAAGGCCCTACAGATACTCCTAtttgcaaaaaaatgaaattgagcaGTTGGTGGGAGAGATGCTGGCGGC from Diospyros lotus cultivar Yz01 chromosome 6, ASM1463336v1, whole genome shotgun sequence encodes:
- the LOC127803786 gene encoding zinc finger CCCH domain-containing protein 62, producing the protein MGGGRGSRKRTYISLSSSSSGDNKEDQSEEELDSELESEETDRNDDHDFDEAEETGPSASCDDDDDVDATGCEWSDDEGDESDDQEEAEDESSGLHDDESLRNRVLRLLRGKSDLQELNLRECKSYLRQHALRITGTKAECIQRIMEHWRMRDGNAEALYPRSSFSINCTGDVCKGDVVLFTQRVFKKFDKVSRRGSIIGKRTTAGRVVKESYGAAKQQHTFTIEVLWSKGIKKLPPLFPLLVKGRNLYKLKTFRQPWKNETERLRVLAEKHKRGAAARLARAERKTKTEYYKKGFKRQKEFHHSRPSQMGKKTEPKKAKDGAGLGKAPMKHVEGDSYHQKAPPFGRANSQKYPRSRVLKSSTKYQSFSDPYKNSGLRTNSYAYPPQNFYQFERAQLMDHLPVAPFRLPSCGTGSTSRFPQFSPYLDPSLTPTSQFQGQNHLPHPQHLYYTRPNHAFEPRGFNGPPELRNDYALSRPFSLGKETYRQRGDFSAL